Below is a window of Nocardioides sp. S-1144 DNA.
AGGGCGGCGCCCCACGTGGCCAGCTCCCGTCCTCGCACGCCTGCTCCCCTCCCCGGCCCTGGCGACTTCCCGACCGGCCAGGGCGTGGATGATCGTGCCATGACCCGTCACGCCGTCGTCACCGGAGCCAGCAGCGGGATCGGCGCCGCGACCGCCCGCTCGCTGGCCGCCACCGGCTTCCACGTCTTCTGCGCCGCCCGGCGCACCGAGCGGGTCACCGCGCTCGCCGCGGAGATCGGCGGCACCGCCGTGACGTGCGACGTCACCGACCCCGCCTCGGTCACCGCCCTCGCCGAGGTGGTCGGCGAGCGGCTCGACGTCCTGGTCAACAACGCCGGGGGCGCGTTCGGCGCCGCGACGGTGGCCGAGTCCGACCCGGACGACTGGCGCCGGATGTACGAGGTGAACGTCATCGGGCTGGTGCAGGTGACCCGCGCGCTCCTGCCCGCCCTGCTCGCCGCCGACGACGGCGCCGGGATCATCTGCAACGTCGGCTCGACCGCGGGCCGGATCGCCTACGAGGGCGGGGGCGGCTACACCGTCGCCAAGCACGGCACCCAGGTCGTGACCGAGACGCTGCGCCTCGAGCTGTGGGACCAGCCGGTGCGGGTCACCGAGGTCGCCCCGGGCATGGTGCGCACCGACGAGTTCGCCCTGACCCGGTTCGACGGCGACGCGGAGAAGGCGGCGGCGGTCTACGCGGGCGTCGCCGAGCCCCTCGTCGCCGAGGACGTCGCCGACGCGATCACCTGGATGGTCACCCGCCCGCGCCACGTGAACATCGACGAGCTCGTCCTGCGCCCGCGGGCCCAGGCCTCCCAGTTCAAGGTCCACAGGGCACACTGACCCCCGTGC
It encodes the following:
- a CDS encoding SDR family oxidoreductase, whose amino-acid sequence is MTRHAVVTGASSGIGAATARSLAATGFHVFCAARRTERVTALAAEIGGTAVTCDVTDPASVTALAEVVGERLDVLVNNAGGAFGAATVAESDPDDWRRMYEVNVIGLVQVTRALLPALLAADDGAGIICNVGSTAGRIAYEGGGGYTVAKHGTQVVTETLRLELWDQPVRVTEVAPGMVRTDEFALTRFDGDAEKAAAVYAGVAEPLVAEDVADAITWMVTRPRHVNIDELVLRPRAQASQFKVHRAH